The nucleotide sequence GCGGTGCTGCTGACGATTGATATCGGCAGCCGGGAAGTGTACCTTGCCGGTTTCGGCACTGCTGAAACTTCACTCGACAACCAGCGGGTCGAACTGGTACTCGACCGGATCATGCCGTATATGAGCGCCGGGGAATACGGCGGGGCCTTCCATGAAACGGTCACCACATCGAGCCGTTACATGGAATACCGGCCAGGCGTCAATCCGGAAAACATTTTTCTGCAGACCTGGTTCCAGGCAGCGGTTGCTTTGCTGCTTGGCGGTGTAGTAGTCGGTTCGATGATTTTCAATGCAGGCGGACGGGTGACGACGACATCCCGTACCTATGTAGACAGCCAAAATACACAGGTTCGAAGCCGGCGCGACCAATTCCGCAACAAAACCGTTTCAAGGCGCAGAGTGCCTAAAAGCAATGGCGGAGGCGGTGGCGGATTTGGCGGCGGAGGCATGACCGGCGGGGGAAGTTCGTACAGCGGAGGCGGACGCAACTTCTAAGAGCGAATCGAATAAAAGGAAGGAATGAACAATATGGGGCTTTTCGGCAATCAATTCTCAGACGTAGTGGAATGGGATGAATTCAGGGAAGACATGATTTTTTGGAAATGGCACAACGACGAAATCAAAAAAGGCAGCCGGCTGATTATCCGGCCTGGACAAGACGCCATTTTCATCAATAACGGCAAAATCGAAGGGATTTTTGAAGACGACGGCGATTACGACATCGAATCGGAAATCGTGCCATTCCTGTCGACCTTAAAAGGATTTCGCTTCGGCTTTAACAGCGGCATGCGCGTTGAAGTGCTGTTTGTTAACACGAAAGAATTCACGGTCCGGTGGGGGACGCAAAACCCCATCAATATTCCGGCGCCTCAATTGCCGGGCGGTATGCCCATCCGTGCAAATGGCACGTTCCAGTTTAAAGTGAACGATTTTACCGCTTTGATTGATAAAATTGCGGGAATCCGCGACAGCTACCTGGTCGACGACGTAAAAATCCGGATTACGGCAATACTGGATCAGCTGCTGATGAAATGGATTACTAAAGAAGGCAAAGACATGTTCAACTTGCAGGCAAATGCCCACGAGATCGGCAAAGGCATCTCGGATGACCTCAATATGGAACTGATGGACGATGGCATGAAAATCACCGGCTTCCAGGTCATGAGCTTCAACTATCCGAAAGAAATCCAGGACATGATCAACAAAAACTCATCCCACGGCATGGTAGGCGATGTGTCGAAATACCAGCAGATTTCTGTGGCGGATGCCATTGCCAAAGGCAATTCTTCCGGGTCCGGCTCTGCGGCGGACATGGCCGGCATGATGGTCGGGATGAACATTGCCAAAGACATGATGGACACCATGAAAGAATCAAAATCCGGCGGCGGACAAACGGCTGGAGGCGACAGCGCCCAAGGGCCGAATTTCTGCCCGAACTGCGGCCAGAAAAACGAAGGCGCGAAGTTTTGTCCGAATTGCGGGCAGAAATTAGCATAGGCAAATAAAAGGA is from Planococcus liqunii and encodes:
- a CDS encoding SPFH domain-containing protein; translation: MGLFGNQFSDVVEWDEFREDMIFWKWHNDEIKKGSRLIIRPGQDAIFINNGKIEGIFEDDGDYDIESEIVPFLSTLKGFRFGFNSGMRVEVLFVNTKEFTVRWGTQNPINIPAPQLPGGMPIRANGTFQFKVNDFTALIDKIAGIRDSYLVDDVKIRITAILDQLLMKWITKEGKDMFNLQANAHEIGKGISDDLNMELMDDGMKITGFQVMSFNYPKEIQDMINKNSSHGMVGDVSKYQQISVADAIAKGNSSGSGSAADMAGMMVGMNIAKDMMDTMKESKSGGGQTAGGDSAQGPNFCPNCGQKNEGAKFCPNCGQKLA
- a CDS encoding TPM domain-containing protein translates to MSRRTSKAMFMFIVLFFISLWSGAAVFAETDQHVYDNAGLLSDGEIRELEALAAEHSRKHDADFLFLTTPTTNGQPITTYMGDFFERWKAENNQENAVLLTIDIGSREVYLAGFGTAETSLDNQRVELVLDRIMPYMSAGEYGGAFHETVTTSSRYMEYRPGVNPENIFLQTWFQAAVALLLGGVVVGSMIFNAGGRVTTTSRTYVDSQNTQVRSRRDQFRNKTVSRRRVPKSNGGGGGGFGGGGMTGGGSSYSGGGRNF